From the genome of Salvelinus namaycush isolate Seneca unplaced genomic scaffold, SaNama_1.0 Scaffold421, whole genome shotgun sequence, one region includes:
- the LOC120041235 gene encoding transportin-2 isoform X4 — MEWQPDEQGLQQVLQLLKDSQSPNTATQRAVQQKLEQLNQFPDFNNYLIFVLTRLKTEDEPTRSLSGLILKNNVKAHYQNFPPTVADFIKQECLNNIGDPSPLIRATIGILITTITSKGELQTWPELLPQLCNLLNSEDYNTCEGSFGALQKICEDSSELLESDALNRPLNIMIPKFLQFFKHCSPKIRSHAIACVNQFIIGRAQALMDNIDTFIESLFALATDEDSEVRKNVCRALVMLLEVRIDRLIPHMHSIIQYMLQRTQDPDENVSLEACEFWLTLAEQPICKEVLSGHLVQLIPILVNGMKYSEIDIILLKGDVEEDEAVPDSEQDIKPRFHKSRTVTLQHEGGEGEEGEDIDEDDDDDDDTLSDWNLRKCSAAALDVLANVFRDELLPHLLPLLKGLLFSPDWVIKESGILVLGAIAEGCMQGMVPYLPELLPHLILCL, encoded by the exons ATGGAGTGGCAGCCGGACGAACAGGGACTCCAGCAGGTCCTCCAGCTCCTCAAGGACTCCCAGTCCCCCAACACGGCCACACAGAGAGCTGTGCAACAA AAACTTGAACAGCTCAACCAGTTCCCTGACTTCAACAACTATCTCATCTTTGTGCTCACAAGACTGAAAACTGAAG aTGAACCCACTCGTTCTCTGAGTGGTCTGATCCTGAAGAACAATGTGAAGGCCCACTACCAGAACTTTCCCCCGACCGTGGCTGACTTCATCAAGCAGGAATGCCTCAACAACATAGGCGACCCGTCGCCCCTCATCCGCGCCACCATcg GTATCCTGATCACCACGATAACTTCCAAAGGGGAGCTGCAGACGTGGCCAGAGCTGCTTCCCCAGCTGTGTAACCTGCTCAACTCTGAGGACTACAACACCTGCGAG GGCTCGTTTGGCGCCCTGCAGAAGATCTGCGAGGACTCGTCGGAACTGTTGGAGAGCGACGCGCTCAACCGCCCGCTCAACATCATGATCCCCAAGTTCCTGCAGTTCTTCAAGCACTGCAGCCCTAAGATCAG ATCTCATGCCATCGCCTGTGTGAACCAGTTCATCATCGGCAGAGCCCAGGCCCTGATGGACAACATCGACACCTTCATCGAG AGCCTGTTTGCGCTGGCTACAGACGAGGACTCTGAGGTGAGGAAGAACGTGTGCCGGGCTCTGGTCATGCTGCTGGAGGTCCGTATCGACCGGCTCATCCCTCACATGCACAGCATCATACAG TACATGCTGCAGCGCACACAGGACCCGGATGAGAACGTTTCTCTGGAGGCCTGTGAGTTCTGGCTCACCCTGGCTGAGCAGCCCATCTGCAAGGAGGTGCTCTCTGGACACCTGGTGCA GCTCATTCCTATCCTGGTGAACGGCATGAAGTACTCTGAGATAGACATTATCCTGCTGAAG ggtgatGTGGAGGAGGACGAGGCTGTGCCGGACAGTGAGCAGGACATCAAGCCCCGCTTCCACAAGTCTCGCACCGTCACCCTGCAGCACGAGGGAGGAGAGGGCGAGGAGGGGGAGGACATCGATGAAGACGACGACGATGATGACGATACATTATCTGACTGGAACCTAC GCAAGTGTTCGGCGGCGGCGCTGGATGTGCTGGCCAATGTGTTCCGGGACGAGCTGCTGCCTCACCTGCTGCCCCTGCTCAAGGGCCTTCTCTTCTCCCCTGACTGGGTCATCAAGGAGTCTGGCATCCTGGTGCTGGGGGCCATCGCTGAGG gCTGTATGCAGGGCATGGTGCCTTACCTCCCAGAACTCCTCCCCCACCTCATCCTGTGTCTGTGA